In Oceanobacillus sp. FSL K6-2867, one DNA window encodes the following:
- the alr gene encoding alanine racemase: protein MVHESYRDTWAEISLDAIDANVQSFRRHIGASKFMAVVKADGYGHGAVQVAAAALNAGADYLGVALLDEALNLREAGINAPILVLGYTAPHAIEEAVKHDITLTVFSDESVTEMERAARLWNKQAKVHLKIDSGMNRIGVRDQKEALKICKTFNESTVALEGIFTHFADADNQDPAYTSVQYENFTTLLEFLKESEIEIPLKHCCNSAATIAYPEMHLDMVRVGISLYGLYPNEHMREKIRLKQVMSLKTKPAMIKEVESGHPISYGCTYTPDATSVIATLPVGYADGLSRQLSNKGHMTVKGARVPIVGRICMDQTMIDVTAVEQINNTDVVTIFGDPDEGYISLDEVADHMQTIHYETVCLIGKRVPRVYV, encoded by the coding sequence ATGGTACATGAAAGCTATCGTGATACATGGGCAGAGATATCTTTGGATGCGATTGACGCGAATGTACAATCCTTCCGAAGGCATATTGGAGCAAGTAAGTTTATGGCAGTCGTTAAAGCAGACGGCTATGGCCATGGGGCGGTTCAAGTTGCAGCTGCAGCGCTGAATGCTGGTGCAGATTACTTGGGCGTTGCGCTTTTAGATGAAGCACTAAACTTGAGAGAGGCGGGAATTAATGCCCCGATTCTTGTGCTTGGCTATACTGCTCCACATGCAATAGAAGAGGCTGTGAAGCACGACATTACTCTTACTGTTTTCTCTGATGAATCAGTAACGGAAATGGAGCGTGCTGCACGTTTATGGAATAAACAAGCGAAGGTGCATTTAAAAATAGATAGTGGTATGAATCGGATTGGGGTACGTGATCAGAAAGAGGCGCTAAAAATTTGCAAAACCTTTAATGAATCGACAGTTGCACTGGAGGGGATATTTACACACTTTGCTGATGCCGATAACCAAGATCCAGCATATACATCTGTGCAATATGAAAATTTCACAACTCTTCTTGAATTCTTAAAAGAAAGCGAAATTGAAATTCCGTTAAAGCATTGCTGCAATAGCGCTGCGACAATTGCATACCCTGAAATGCATTTGGATATGGTGCGTGTAGGGATTAGCTTATATGGACTTTATCCGAATGAGCATATGCGAGAAAAAATTCGCTTAAAACAAGTAATGAGTTTAAAAACAAAGCCTGCTATGATAAAGGAAGTAGAATCCGGTCATCCGATTAGCTACGGCTGTACCTATACACCAGATGCTACATCAGTGATTGCGACATTACCAGTAGGCTATGCGGATGGACTCTCCAGACAGCTTTCCAATAAAGGGCATATGACAGTCAAAGGAGCCCGCGTGCCCATTGTCGGAAGAATATGTATGGACCAAACGATGATTGATGTCACTGCTGTCGAACAAATTAATAATACAGATGTTGTGACCATTTTTGGTGATCCTGATGAGGGTTATATTTCGCTTGATGAAGTAGCAGATCACATGCAAACGATTCATTATGAAACGGTTTGTTTAATTGGGAAACGTGTTCCAAGAGTTTATGTATAA